From the Arvicola amphibius chromosome 2, mArvAmp1.2, whole genome shotgun sequence genome, one window contains:
- the LOC119806271 gene encoding tRNA-splicing endonuclease subunit Sen15 encodes MEERSDSEPTPGCSGLGPGPVRAGGATPHTWAPEDAWMGTHPKYLEMMELDIGDATQVYIAFLVYLDLMESKSWHEVNCVGIPELQLICLLGTEIEGEGLQTVVPTPISASLSHNRIREILKASRKLQGDPELPMSFTLAIVESDSTIVYYKLTDGFMLPDPQNISLRR; translated from the coding sequence ATGGAGGAGCGCAGCGATTCCGAGCCTACCCCGGGCTGTAGCGGCCTTGGCCCGGGTCCCGTTCGCGCTGGCGGCGCCACCCCCCACACGTGGGCTCCCGAGGACGCCTGGATGGGCACACACCCTAAGTACTTAGAAATGATGGAATTAGATATAGGAGATGCCACCCAAGTTTATATAGCATTCTTGGTTTACCTGGATCTCATGGAGAGTAAAAGTTGGCATGAAGTAAACTGTGTAGGAATACCAGAACTACAGCTTATCTGCCTCCTTGGCACTGagatagaaggggaggggctACAGACTGTGGTGCCCACACCCATTTCTGCTTCCCTCAGCCATAACAGGATAAGGGAAATCTTGAAGGCGTCTAGAAAACTGCAAGGTGATCCAGAACTGCCGATGTCTTTTACTTTGGCCATCGTGGAGTCAGATTCCACAATAGTCTATTATAAGCTTACAGATGGATTTATGCTGCCAGACCCTCAGAATATTTCTCTCAGAAGATGA